The following proteins are co-located in the Paludibaculum fermentans genome:
- a CDS encoding carboxypeptidase-like regulatory domain-containing protein, which yields MFRSTHLVLATILLSTSLSAQTALGTITGTISDPQGSGVPNVTVTATALATNLKYSGTSSSDGTYSISQLPVGRFELTATAPGFKTFNQTNITIEVSQRLRVDIGLEVGALTESVNITAEIPRVQTEDSSLGATVERKRIEELPLNGRHVFNLVKIVAGVQPRTASTDGFAEVNNQTFSQIRINGGPAYGNQFLLDGSVNSAPVHNEIAVVPMSDSVEEFRVETNALKAEYGQTSGGVINVVTKMGGNEFHGSAYEFLRNDAFDARNAFSTQPDPRTGRIKQVLRYNQYGGTVGGPVRIPKLYDGRNRTFFFAGYEQWRWRSTGAPRLGTVAKPEWRDGDFSNLRNGSGALIALFDPATTRANPNGSGYVRDPLPGNIVPANRIDPLSKRVLAYMPAANATATDPYTAANNYIALIPSSSDQGVTTGRVDHRLSDKDMLFFRYSGTRNTLRNRGYGLEEADSVARDDQRDNHNAIFSYTRVVSPSIVNDFRLAGSRQWLPFKHPSFDQGWPAKLGYPSQIPQDQFPPVQISGLMTIGQPSFSAGLRAQQYVQIVDSVTIVHGKHNFKTGFDLRWSRLSFINRSNPSGRFDFSASLTGNPLVPANTGFGMASYLLGEVGGGQIGFRPFFQYRSLPLGVYFQDDWKITRRLTLNLGLRYDISGGPTELHDRHSSFDPFVMNPETKMPGIMTYSGINGVPSSYVDLDKNNFGPRIGFAWDPKGDGKTAIRGGYGIIYTISEIGHTQGDNSNALGFSVDTPFTSSGSVPVKAFQFSQGPSTILQPAGAQGGPSAFRGFNGQYQDRHGLTPYVQSFNFTVQRSLWAGWTASAVYAGSRGVKLFGGNYNLNQLDPKYFAMGLDLQTTVQNPFFGQITSGALSGATVQKQVLLRAFPDYQSVTTFAANNASSTYHSLQVLVEKRFSSGISALASYTKSKLMSDTISIGGGGNGTSAADFRIGAYNRRLDRAIDQDDVSQRLVTSGVVELPFGRGKKFGTGMNRVVDAALGGWQLNGIATIQTGNPLVVRGSNNFTGINYPDLVADPSLPGGTQSANKWFNTDAFRNPANFVIGNAPRTLPSTRTPGLLDVSFSVFKTYQFMERYRLETRWEMFNALNAVNLNGPDTNFSPNAAGVNTNANFGRIFSSLEARRMQLGMRLTF from the coding sequence ATGTTTCGATCAACCCACCTGGTTCTGGCTACCATCTTACTATCCACGTCGCTATCCGCCCAGACAGCCCTGGGCACCATCACGGGTACGATCTCGGATCCGCAAGGATCGGGCGTACCCAATGTCACGGTCACAGCGACAGCTTTAGCTACGAACCTTAAGTACTCGGGCACCAGTTCGTCCGATGGCACTTATTCCATTTCCCAACTGCCCGTGGGACGTTTTGAGCTGACAGCCACGGCCCCCGGCTTCAAGACGTTCAACCAGACCAACATCACGATTGAAGTCTCGCAGCGTCTGCGTGTGGACATCGGCCTCGAGGTTGGCGCGCTGACGGAGAGCGTCAACATTACCGCGGAGATCCCCAGAGTCCAGACGGAGGATTCCAGCCTGGGCGCTACCGTGGAGCGCAAGCGGATTGAAGAGCTGCCGTTGAACGGCCGCCATGTATTCAACCTGGTCAAGATTGTGGCCGGCGTGCAGCCGCGCACGGCCTCGACCGACGGGTTCGCCGAGGTCAACAACCAGACGTTCTCGCAGATCCGCATTAACGGCGGCCCGGCGTATGGCAACCAATTCTTATTGGATGGCAGCGTCAACTCGGCGCCGGTGCATAACGAGATTGCGGTTGTCCCCATGTCGGACTCGGTGGAAGAGTTCCGCGTGGAGACGAATGCTTTGAAGGCGGAGTACGGCCAGACCTCGGGCGGCGTGATCAACGTCGTGACGAAGATGGGCGGCAACGAGTTTCACGGCTCGGCTTACGAGTTCCTGCGCAATGACGCATTCGACGCGCGCAACGCGTTCTCGACGCAGCCGGATCCGCGCACGGGGCGGATCAAGCAGGTGCTGCGCTACAACCAGTACGGCGGCACGGTAGGCGGCCCGGTTCGGATTCCGAAGCTGTACGACGGGCGCAATCGCACGTTCTTCTTCGCAGGGTATGAGCAGTGGAGATGGCGCTCGACCGGTGCTCCCCGGCTCGGCACGGTGGCCAAGCCCGAATGGCGCGATGGCGACTTCTCGAACCTGCGCAACGGGTCCGGCGCGCTGATTGCGCTGTTCGATCCCGCCACGACGCGCGCGAATCCGAATGGCTCCGGCTATGTCCGCGATCCGCTGCCGGGCAACATTGTGCCGGCGAACCGCATCGATCCGTTGTCCAAGCGCGTGCTGGCCTACATGCCGGCGGCGAACGCGACGGCGACCGATCCTTACACCGCCGCCAACAACTACATTGCACTGATCCCATCGAGCTCGGATCAGGGTGTCACGACCGGCCGCGTCGACCATCGGCTGTCCGACAAGGACATGCTGTTCTTCCGCTACTCGGGTACGCGCAACACGCTGCGCAACCGCGGCTATGGCCTGGAAGAGGCCGATTCCGTGGCCCGCGACGACCAGCGCGACAACCACAACGCGATCTTCAGCTATACGCGCGTCGTGTCTCCTTCGATCGTGAACGACTTCCGCCTCGCCGGTTCGCGCCAGTGGCTGCCGTTCAAGCATCCCAGCTTTGACCAGGGCTGGCCCGCCAAGCTGGGCTACCCCTCGCAGATTCCGCAGGATCAGTTCCCGCCGGTGCAGATCTCGGGCCTGATGACCATTGGGCAGCCGAGCTTCTCGGCCGGCCTGCGTGCCCAGCAATACGTGCAGATTGTCGACAGCGTCACGATCGTACACGGCAAGCACAACTTCAAGACAGGCTTCGATCTGCGCTGGTCGCGGCTGAGCTTCATCAACCGCTCGAACCCCTCGGGCCGCTTCGACTTCAGCGCTTCGCTGACGGGCAATCCGCTGGTTCCGGCCAACACCGGGTTCGGCATGGCTTCCTATCTGTTGGGCGAAGTCGGCGGCGGCCAGATCGGCTTCCGTCCCTTCTTCCAGTACCGTTCGCTGCCGCTGGGCGTCTATTTCCAGGACGACTGGAAGATCACCCGCCGGCTGACGCTGAACCTGGGCCTGCGCTACGACATCAGCGGCGGGCCGACGGAATTGCACGACCGGCATTCCAGCTTTGATCCGTTCGTGATGAACCCCGAGACCAAGATGCCGGGCATCATGACTTACAGCGGCATCAACGGTGTTCCGTCCAGCTATGTGGACCTGGACAAGAACAACTTCGGTCCGCGCATCGGTTTTGCATGGGATCCGAAGGGTGATGGCAAGACCGCCATTCGCGGCGGCTATGGCATCATTTACACGATCTCCGAGATCGGCCATACGCAGGGCGATAACTCCAACGCGCTGGGCTTCTCAGTGGATACGCCGTTCACCAGTTCGGGCAGCGTCCCGGTGAAGGCATTCCAGTTCAGCCAGGGTCCGTCGACGATCCTCCAGCCGGCCGGCGCGCAGGGCGGCCCTTCTGCCTTCCGCGGCTTCAACGGCCAGTATCAGGACCGGCACGGGCTGACGCCGTATGTGCAGTCGTTCAATTTCACCGTGCAGCGTTCGCTGTGGGCGGGCTGGACGGCCAGCGCCGTCTATGCCGGCAGCCGCGGCGTGAAGCTGTTCGGCGGCAACTACAACCTGAACCAGCTGGATCCGAAGTACTTTGCGATGGGTCTCGACCTGCAGACGACGGTGCAGAACCCGTTCTTCGGGCAGATCACTTCGGGCGCGCTGTCCGGCGCCACGGTGCAGAAGCAGGTTCTGCTGCGGGCGTTCCCGGACTACCAGTCGGTGACAACATTCGCCGCGAACAACGCCAGCTCCACCTATCACTCGCTGCAGGTGCTGGTCGAGAAGCGCTTCTCTTCCGGTATTTCGGCGTTGGCCAGCTACACAAAGAGCAAGTTGATGTCGGATACGATCAGCATCGGCGGCGGCGGCAACGGCACGTCCGCGGCCGACTTCCGTATCGGCGCCTACAACCGCCGGCTGGACCGCGCCATCGACCAGGATGACGTTTCGCAGCGCCTCGTCACCAGCGGCGTCGTGGAACTGCCTTTCGGCCGCGGCAAGAAGTTCGGCACCGGCATGAACCGTGTGGTGGATGCAGCCCTGGGCGGCTGGCAGCTCAACGGCATCGCCACCATCCAGACCGGCAATCCGCTGGTCGTGCGCGGGAGCAACAACTTCACGGGCATCAACTATCCGGACCTGGTGGCGGATCCCTCGCTGCCCGGCGGTACGCAGTCGGCCAACAAGTGGTTCAATACCGACGCGTTCCGCAACCCGGCCAACTTCGTGATCGGCAATGCGCCCCGCACACTGCCCAGCACCCGCACGCCGGGCCTGCTGGACGTGAGCTTCTCGGTCTTCAAGACCTACCAGTTCATGGAGCGCTACCGTCTGGAGACCCGCTGGGAGATGTTCAACGCCCTGAATGCCGTGAACCTGAACGGCCCGGATACGAACTTCTCACCCAACGCCGCGGGCGTGAACACCAATGCCAACTTCGGCCGCATCTTCAGTTCGCTGGAAGCGCGCCGCATGCAGCTTGGCATGCGCCTGACGTTCTAA
- a CDS encoding FAD-dependent oxidoreductase, which translates to MRMFLVLLLAAASAAAQQQYDLVVYGGTAAGFATAVSGARQGLKTALLEPRNHIGGMISGGLSGTDVGRREVIGGLSLEFYYRAGQRYQMDRHLQELSWMPEPGVAESLMREMLKEAGVTLLEHHRLREKDGVKREGSRVTEIVTENGARFRAKVFADATYEGDLMAQSKVTYTYGREGISQYGESLAGVRAVTESHQFAVDIPARDEQGKLLPEVSAEPRGEPGTADKRIQAYNFRVIATNVPENRLPWPKPDGYDPKRYELLARYLTAMTKYMGRPVNFNEVGLFRIIPNGKLDLNNRGGFSTDYIGKNYGYPEGTYAERAKIWKEHEDYQKGFYYFLANDPRVPKELQDEVRSYGLPKDEFQDTGHWPNQLYVREARRMVGEFVSTQKDLQTERTKPDAIGMGSYNSDSHNLQRFVNAKGFVENEGDVQVPVQPYQIPYRVLVPKKSEVTNLLVPVCFSASHIAYSSMRMEPQYMILGHAAGIAAALAIRGGSTLQDINVPELQKKLKDEGAVFEAGIEFQNQGLATIRKRYAPAPRKGPVPWDRRAAK; encoded by the coding sequence ATGAGAATGTTCCTTGTTCTCCTGCTGGCAGCGGCTTCGGCCGCTGCCCAGCAGCAATACGACCTTGTCGTTTATGGCGGCACCGCCGCCGGATTTGCCACCGCCGTCTCCGGCGCCCGCCAGGGCCTGAAGACTGCGCTGCTGGAACCCAGAAACCATATCGGCGGCATGATCAGCGGAGGCCTGTCGGGCACCGACGTCGGCCGCCGCGAAGTGATCGGCGGACTGTCGCTCGAGTTCTACTACCGCGCGGGCCAGCGCTACCAGATGGACCGGCACCTGCAGGAACTGTCCTGGATGCCGGAGCCGGGCGTGGCCGAGTCCCTGATGCGAGAGATGCTCAAGGAAGCGGGCGTCACGCTGCTGGAGCACCACCGGCTGCGAGAGAAAGACGGCGTGAAGCGCGAAGGCTCCCGTGTCACTGAGATCGTGACGGAGAACGGCGCCCGGTTCCGGGCCAAGGTCTTCGCCGATGCCACCTATGAGGGCGACCTGATGGCGCAGTCGAAGGTCACCTACACCTACGGCCGCGAAGGCATCAGTCAATATGGCGAGTCGCTGGCCGGCGTACGCGCGGTGACCGAGAGCCACCAGTTCGCGGTCGACATTCCGGCGCGCGACGAGCAGGGCAAGCTGCTGCCCGAAGTCTCGGCCGAACCTCGTGGAGAGCCGGGCACGGCCGACAAGCGGATCCAGGCTTACAACTTCCGCGTGATCGCCACGAACGTGCCGGAGAACCGGCTGCCCTGGCCCAAGCCCGACGGCTATGATCCAAAGCGCTATGAGTTGCTGGCGCGCTACCTGACGGCGATGACGAAGTACATGGGCCGGCCGGTGAATTTCAACGAAGTCGGCTTGTTCCGCATCATCCCCAACGGCAAGCTGGACCTCAACAATCGGGGCGGCTTCTCCACCGACTACATCGGCAAGAACTACGGCTACCCCGAGGGCACTTACGCCGAGCGCGCGAAGATCTGGAAGGAGCACGAGGATTACCAGAAGGGCTTCTATTACTTCCTGGCGAACGATCCGCGCGTCCCGAAGGAGCTGCAGGACGAGGTCCGCAGCTATGGATTGCCGAAGGATGAGTTCCAGGACACCGGCCATTGGCCGAACCAGCTCTACGTGCGCGAAGCGCGCCGCATGGTGGGCGAGTTCGTGTCCACGCAGAAGGATCTGCAGACCGAGCGGACCAAGCCCGATGCCATCGGCATGGGCAGCTATAACTCCGACTCGCACAACCTGCAGCGGTTCGTGAACGCCAAGGGCTTTGTGGAGAACGAGGGCGACGTGCAGGTGCCCGTGCAGCCCTACCAGATCCCTTACAGGGTGCTGGTGCCCAAGAAGAGTGAAGTGACGAACCTGCTGGTCCCGGTGTGCTTCTCGGCCAGCCATATTGCGTACTCCAGCATGCGCATGGAGCCGCAGTACATGATCCTGGGCCATGCGGCGGGCATTGCCGCGGCGCTGGCCATCCGCGGCGGATCCACGCTGCAGGACATCAATGTGCCCGAGTTGCAGAAGAAGTTGAAGGACGAAGGCGCGGTATTCGAAGCGGGCATCGAGTTCCAGAATCAAGGCCTGGCCACGATCAGGAAACGCTATGCCCCGGCTCCCAGAAAAGGGCCCGTGCCGTGGGACC